In Porites lutea chromosome 8, jaPorLute2.1, whole genome shotgun sequence, the genomic stretch TGCTGAAAGCTGCGGGAATGTTGTTGCGTCTTGCCTTTTTGAAGGTTTCCATCTGCGCTCTCCTACGTTCGACGATCTCAAACGGAAGATCTTGGTACATTTTGTAGTTTGTTCCTCGTAGACGATGTCCCAGCGAAAGAAGCTTTTCACAGTCCTTATATCGTAGAAATCTAGCAAGTATGGGTCTGGAACTTTCTCCTCTCTTTTTTCCTAGACGATGAACTCCCTGTATTTCAACATTGGCAGCGTCGCCAAAACCCAATTCCGTTTCCAGAAAGGTGCGCAGCGCCATCTCCGTGTCCTCTTTGTTCGTTTCTTGTTCTGGAATGGCGGTTTTCAAACTTAATGTTTTCGAGCCTAGAATATGCTTCCAGATATAAGTTCTTATCCTCGATCAGTTTAAAATTGGCACGGAGTTCATCATTCTCTTTCTGTAGGGCCGCTAGGCTCGATTTTGTGCTGTCTTCGAGCTTTTTTATTCTCTCGGATGTCGTCTTTTTATCTGTTTCGTTTGCGTTTAAACTTTCCTTAAGATCTTCAACATCACGCTTGGTGGTAGCGTACGCATCTTCGAGAGTATGTATTCTTCCTTCTAACTTCCCGAAAGACTTCCCGAGGTTATTCATTGCTTCTTCGATGGCATCCAGCTTTTCAAGCTTCTTAAGAATATCTTGCAGTGGTTTTTGAAGGCCTTCAGCCATATTCAGAGCATATAGAATAATATCGCCACCTTCTTCTTCGCGTTCGCCTTCGGAAGAATTAGAACTATCACACTCTTTAAGTTTCTTTGGTTCTGGCGAGGTATCTAGAGAACTATCGGAGGATAGCtgtcttgttcttcttttactTAGCAATAGCTTAAAAAATTCTTCCATTAAATCATCCACGGCAAAAGAGTAGTGTTATTAGGCGGACGGTCTTTCGGCACGTCTTCACACCGCCATTGCTTCCCAGTCTCAAGACTCTCTCAAGACTGAGGCCAATATGTTTGTTATAGCACTGGCTGTTAGCGATTTATTAATATCTGTTTGCGGTATGCTTTTTTCAATTGCTTCTCTCGTTCAAGGCAGATGCATATTCGGGACTACTGTTTGTCGACTGCAGGGCTTTGCAATTTTAACGTTTTCGATATCATCTCTACTTACCATGGGGGTCATTGCAGTTAGCCGATATTTTTGCGTGGTGAAACCAACGAGGTACATTGTATTATTCCGGAGGCAAAGAATTTTGATGTACACTGCGGCAGTATGGTGTATGGCTCTCTTTGGTTCAGTGCCTCCGCTAATTTTTCAGACAGGCCGATACACTTTCCAACCTGGAAAAGCAATGTGCATGTACCCATTCCAAAGTAACATTGCTTATACCGTCTTCATCGAATGTGTGTTTGTAGCTACGCCCTT encodes the following:
- the LOC140945337 gene encoding melatonin receptor type 1A-like: RLHTAIASQSQDSLKTEANMFVIALAVSDLLISVCGMLFSIASLVQGRCIFGTTVCRLQGFAILTFSISSLLTMGVIAVSRYFCVVKPTRYIVLFRRQRILMYTAAVWCMALFGSVPPLIFQTGRYTFQPGKAMCMYPFQSNIAYTVFIECVFVATPFTLITFCYAKVFYKVSRSNRLFTQENNPEQFRANVEEAKVTKTLALVMAGFSLCWLPICIMDYIDAARGEPTLPRQVYLTYGSLAYLSSTINPFIYGATNRRFRREYKTILKKTSDLISLKRRVDESALEKEMILLTV